A stretch of the Cheilinus undulatus linkage group 11, ASM1832078v1, whole genome shotgun sequence genome encodes the following:
- the LOC121517257 gene encoding vesicle-associated membrane protein-associated protein B/C-like isoform X1, translated as MARSEQVLVLEPQHELKFRGPFTDVVTATLKLANPTDRNVCFKVKTTAPRRYCVRPNSGIIDAGTSINVSVMLQPFDYDPNEKSKHKFMVQSMLAPYDMTDMEGVWKDAKPEELMDSKLKCTFEMPLENDKTHEIESNKILCSSASSVKTEHSVLPKSASTSLDDGEGKKIMEECKRLQIEVQRLRDENKQIREDDGLRKRKMTSMATPHSSSSPTMVTSAMRDEGLSTRLLALCVLFFVIGVIVGKLAL; from the exons GTCCCTTTACAGATGTTGTCACGGCCACCCTGAAACTTGCCAACCCCACAGATAGAAATGTGTGCTTCAAGGTCAAGACAACTGCACCCCGCAGATACTGTGTGCGTCCAAACAGTGGCATCATTGATGCTGGAACCTCCATCAATGTATCTG TTATGCTACAGCCTTTTGACTACGACCCAAATGAAAAGAGTAAACATAAATTCATGGTTCAGTCAATGTTGGCTCCATATGACATGACTGACATGGAAGGAGTT TGGAAGGATGCAAAGCCTGAAGAGCTGATGGATTCAAAGTTGAAATGTACATTTGAGATGCCTcttgaaaatgacaaaact CATGAAATTGAAAGCAACAAAATTCTGTGTTCCTCTGCTTCCTCTGTTAAGACTGAGCACTCTGTGCTGCCTAAGTCAGCAAGCACCTCGCTAGATGATGGTGAGGGGAAGAAGATCATGGAGGAATGCAAGCGACTGCAGATAGAGGTCCAGAGGCTACGGGACGAAAACAAACAGATCAGG GAAGATGATGGGCTGCGGAAGAGAAAGATGACCTCAATGGCCACTCCTCACTCTTCTTCCTCCCCAACCATGGTGACCTCGGCCATGAGGGACGAGGGTCTAAGCACCCGCCTCCTGGCACTGTGCGTGCTCTTTTTTGTCATTGGAGTCATTGTTGGCAAGCTGGCCCTGTAA
- the LOC121517257 gene encoding vesicle-associated membrane protein-associated protein B/C-like isoform X2, producing the protein MARSEQVLVLEPQHELKFRGPFTDVVTATLKLANPTDRNVCFKVKTTAPRRYCVRPNSGIIDAGTSINVSVMLQPFDYDPNEKSKHKFMVQSMLAPYDMTDMEGVWKDAKPEELMDSKLKCTFEMPLENDKTTEHSVLPKSASTSLDDGEGKKIMEECKRLQIEVQRLRDENKQIREDDGLRKRKMTSMATPHSSSSPTMVTSAMRDEGLSTRLLALCVLFFVIGVIVGKLAL; encoded by the exons GTCCCTTTACAGATGTTGTCACGGCCACCCTGAAACTTGCCAACCCCACAGATAGAAATGTGTGCTTCAAGGTCAAGACAACTGCACCCCGCAGATACTGTGTGCGTCCAAACAGTGGCATCATTGATGCTGGAACCTCCATCAATGTATCTG TTATGCTACAGCCTTTTGACTACGACCCAAATGAAAAGAGTAAACATAAATTCATGGTTCAGTCAATGTTGGCTCCATATGACATGACTGACATGGAAGGAGTT TGGAAGGATGCAAAGCCTGAAGAGCTGATGGATTCAAAGTTGAAATGTACATTTGAGATGCCTcttgaaaatgacaaaact ACTGAGCACTCTGTGCTGCCTAAGTCAGCAAGCACCTCGCTAGATGATGGTGAGGGGAAGAAGATCATGGAGGAATGCAAGCGACTGCAGATAGAGGTCCAGAGGCTACGGGACGAAAACAAACAGATCAGG GAAGATGATGGGCTGCGGAAGAGAAAGATGACCTCAATGGCCACTCCTCACTCTTCTTCCTCCCCAACCATGGTGACCTCGGCCATGAGGGACGAGGGTCTAAGCACCCGCCTCCTGGCACTGTGCGTGCTCTTTTTTGTCATTGGAGTCATTGTTGGCAAGCTGGCCCTGTAA